The Polyangium aurulentum genomic interval AGGCCGCGGACGTCGCGCGCCTGCGCTTCACCCACGCCGTCGTGCTCGAGGTGATGCGCCTGTACCCGCCCGTCTGGGGCATCGGACGCGAGGCGCTCGAGGACGTGACCATCGGCGGCTACCACATCCCGCGCGGCTCGCAGCTCTGGCTGATGCAGTGGGTGAACCACCGCGATCCCCGCTACTTCCCCGAGCCCGACCGCTTCTCGCCCGAGCGCTGGCTCGACGGCCTCGAGCGGCGCCTGCCCCGCTTCGCCTACTACCCGTTCGGCGGCGGCCCGCGCATCTGCATCGGCAACGCGTTCGCCACGATGGAGGCCGTGCTCGTGCTCGCCACGATCGTACGACGCCGTAGCATCCGCGTGCGCGACGACCGGCCGCTCGCGCTCGCGCCCACCGTCACGCTCAGGCCGCGCGGGCCTGTCGAGGCGCGGATCGGGGCGCGGGCCTCATAGCGGGCGCTCGAGGATGTGGGCGATGGTGCCCAGCAGATCCTCGAGGCCGACGGGCTTTTGAAGCACGGCGGCGGGCGCGATCGCCTCGATGCGATCGTTCACGCGCGAGCCCGCCGCGGTCATCACCACGACCGGGATGCGCGCCAGATCAGGCTCCTTCTGCTGCTCCTGCCGGAACTGCTCGCCGTTCATCACGGGCATCATCAGATCGAGCAGGAGCAGGTCCGGCGCGGGCCCAGCGTGCAGACGCTCGAGCGCCTCCTTGCCGTTCGAGGCCTCGTCCACGTGGTAGCCCTCGTCCTCGAGCACCTGCGCCACCGTGGTGCGCAGATCGCGGTCGTCGTCGACGACGAGGATGTTGCAGTCGTGCTCAAACATTTTGCACACCTCCGGAGCGCACCTCGGCGGCGAGCGGCAGCTCCACCGTGAACGTCGCGCCCTGCCCGACAGCCGACTGGACGGTCACGTGACCGCCCATCTGCTCGATG includes:
- a CDS encoding response regulator gives rise to the protein MFEHDCNILVVDDDRDLRTTVAQVLEDEGYHVDEASNGKEALERLHAGPAPDLLLLDLMMPVMNGEQFRQEQQKEPDLARIPVVVMTAAGSRVNDRIEAIAPAAVLQKPVGLEDLLGTIAHILERPL